CATCAAGACCATTGTGCTCGGCGGAATTTCGACGAATATCGGTGTGGAGTCGACGGCACGTGCTGCCTATGAACTTGGCTACACACTCGTGCTCGCCGAGGATACGATGAGTTGCGCCACGGCTGAGCATCATCACGCGTCGGTTAATTACATTTTTCCGAGACTCGGCCTCGTGCGTCAGTCCGAGGACGTGATCCAGGCACTCGCGGACTAACAAGGGTCCACGAAGGGGCACGAGGGCCAGAATGCGCAGCCGCTGACAGGCCGGAAAGCGTGTCGGTCGGTACGCCGACCGATCGGATCGAGTCGACTCGCGGATTTGTACATCAACCTGTCCGCACACGCGAGAGGGCAGCAGCAGAGTACGAAGATTCAGTGCAGGAGTTCCGGGATGTCGAAATCAAGTTCCGACGAACAATCAGTTGTCCGTATAACCGACGCTTCGCCGACGCAAAAAAGTCGTTACGGGGTTGTCGGATCGGCCGTGTCGCGTATCGAGGCTGCTATCGATAGCAAGGCGCTTGTTCGCACGTTGACGGCCCTTTTCCCGTTAGTCGTCCTCGCGCTGGTTTCCGGTCAGACAAAGTGGTTGCTCGTTTCGCTGGTGACGGTGTCGACCGCTATCGCAGTGGATCGCTCGCATCTCGCTCCGCTCGGGGTCATTTCCCACGGGATAGCCATCGGAGCGGGCTTCCTGGTATTGATGGCCTCGCTTGCGTATCCACCACTGTTTGTCGTAGCCACCGCCTTAATGGCAATGGGGTCGATTTTGGTGACCGCACGGGGAAGCGAGTTGCGCTCACTCGGCAGCTATACGTTCATTCCGGTGCTTTATCTCGCCTGCGAGAGCGCCGAAGGAGTGAGGCAATCGGCACTCATTCATCGCGGGTTCGAGCTTCTTCCCTTCGTCTTGGCGGCTTTCTTGCCGGTTTTGCTGATTTCCTCGATCAATCATT
Above is a genomic segment from Paraburkholderia phenazinium containing:
- a CDS encoding FUSC family protein, with the protein product MSKSSSDEQSVVRITDASPTQKSRYGVVGSAVSRIEAAIDSKALVRTLTALFPLVVLALVSGQTKWLLVSLVTVSTAIAVDRSHLAPLGVISHGIAIGAGFLVLMASLAYPPLFVVATALMAMGSILVTARGSELRSLGSYTFIPVLYLACESAEGVRQSALIHRGFELLPFVLAAFLPVLLISSINHYRERRPEVSYFAHYAKWSKRSERGDRVPYVEAMIAIALAVGLAAALVEWRHIERGQWIIWSAASVVTGSAASARVKFRNRIAGAIVGVPAGIFVGLLVPHDYFVRDLVILAALLTLVCIRPYVMAFGTRCACAAMAFVVAGQSWTFASERLINVAVGSATGLLITLAVHVIARRIECSRKPASFR